A part of Nitrospira sp. genomic DNA contains:
- a CDS encoding NADH-quinone oxidoreductase subunit A, producing the protein MTGTEALLEYLTKFFPIFLFIFVALAFGVMTLIVSHFVQPRYPEPEKLSTYECGAEPFSDARMPFPVRYYIFAMLFVIFDIEVIFLYPWAVVFTKIGVIGLIEMLIFIGLFIVAYVYAWRKGALEWD; encoded by the coding sequence ATGACTGGAACCGAAGCTCTTCTTGAATATCTGACGAAATTTTTCCCGATCTTTCTCTTTATCTTTGTCGCCTTGGCCTTTGGGGTAATGACCTTGATCGTCAGTCATTTTGTGCAGCCCCGGTATCCGGAGCCAGAAAAGTTATCAACCTACGAATGTGGAGCTGAACCATTTTCCGACGCCCGTATGCCATTTCCTGTCCGGTATTACATTTTTGCCATGTTGTTTGTCATCTTCGACATTGAAGTCATCTTTCTCTACCCGTGGGCGGTCGTCTTCACCAAGATCGGGGTGATTGGGCTGATTGAAATGCTGATTTTTATAGGCTTGTTCATCGTGGCCTACGTCTACGCCTGGCGAAAAGGCGCACTGGAGTGGGACTGA
- a CDS encoding response regulator transcription factor translates to MLTPKTHGIRVLLVDDHEVIRVGLRTVFGQTQGIVVVGEASTMEEAVQQAQRLKPDVILMDVRLPDGSGIDACREILGALPETRIIFLTSFADDDSVLAAVLAGAHGYVLKEIDSPALLEAIRSVAKGQSILDSHVTEQALRWLRGLHDLPATSGTDQLSAQEERVVALVAEGKTNKEIAAALGLSDKTVKNYLANVFQKLRITRRAQAAAFFVKRQG, encoded by the coding sequence ATGCTCACACCTAAAACTCATGGTATTCGAGTCCTGCTCGTCGATGATCATGAGGTCATTCGCGTGGGACTGCGGACGGTGTTCGGCCAAACCCAGGGCATCGTGGTTGTAGGAGAAGCGAGCACCATGGAGGAGGCCGTCCAGCAAGCGCAGAGATTGAAGCCCGACGTGATCTTGATGGATGTCCGACTACCGGACGGGTCCGGTATCGATGCCTGTCGGGAGATTCTCGGAGCGCTGCCGGAGACACGGATCATTTTCCTGACGTCCTTTGCTGACGACGACTCCGTGCTCGCCGCCGTGCTCGCCGGCGCTCATGGCTATGTCCTTAAAGAAATCGATTCACCCGCTTTGCTCGAAGCCATCCGCTCGGTGGCGAAGGGTCAATCGATCTTGGACTCTCATGTGACGGAACAGGCTCTGCGGTGGCTGAGAGGGCTTCACGATCTGCCAGCAACCTCTGGTACGGACCAACTGTCCGCTCAGGAAGAACGAGTCGTTGCGTTGGTTGCCGAGGGAAAGACCAACAAGGAAATTGCCGCCGCGCTCGGGCTCAGCGACAAGACCGTGAAGAACTACTTGGCCAACGTCTTTCAAAAACTTCGCATCACCCGGCGTGCGCAAGCGGCTGCCTTTTTTGTGAAACGGCAAGGATGA
- the priA gene encoding primosomal protein N' yields MAFDGLSTVPRQMQTLYADVIVPRHIAKAFTYLVPPTLAQTLAIGHRVLVPFGHMVLEGVVISLSHHLATEIKSTSLREIHSLARDGQTSTLSPALFELSRKIAEHYVAPWGQCLRLILPSLATRKTSPARYVATPQGCAALEAGLCPDDLKPILDRIARRTLGILASTLQAPRQGNIVRGIDALINTSWITLIPSNNANVESQKPRRTPTAGESDRRVPEDGILPTDTPPKIDSSWKAHIAHCLQNNHMKKLVLHASWEHRLHRLADAIQQTHSMKRSALVLTGEIARASRLTQQLARLTGLQITLAHPSSQSARWPQNQGQTPSVVVGTRSAIFSPLQSIGLIWVEGEEDPALKEPQEPRYHAREVASLRAESEHALVVLASAHPSLESRFDTEAEIHHVPQEAALQPTIELVDLRNVSARTLLSHALIRAMHDALQNRDKILLFLNRKGYAGTLVCRDCGWVPRCESCIVPLTYYREAGRLACRYCGKADRLPDLCPSCRTPHISPVGGGTERVETEVRRIFPQANVARLDGDTLRHSASAQALREGARSGVWDVLIGTQALFSREPLPRYGLVGILQADSGLHVSDFRAAERTYHLLVDAANLACPASAGGRVIVQTRLPTHHAVQALISGDPNQFYNEEFTARRLLHYPPICHLADLSVTGQDLRTVEEAATRWGADLEQSAHDQKPLIVLGPVPAIRRPSKGRQQYRLLVKGTDRTTLSRRIHDSVQKMEREYRKGRIKFVIDIDPIEN; encoded by the coding sequence ATGGCTTTCGATGGGCTCTCGACCGTTCCGCGTCAAATGCAGACACTCTATGCAGACGTTATAGTACCTCGCCATATTGCAAAGGCCTTCACCTATCTCGTCCCTCCCACTTTAGCTCAGACCCTAGCCATAGGGCACCGCGTCCTCGTCCCGTTTGGACATATGGTGCTGGAAGGGGTTGTCATCTCGCTGAGTCACCACCTTGCGACCGAGATAAAATCCACTTCCCTTAGAGAGATCCACTCTCTGGCCCGCGATGGACAAACTTCCACACTGTCTCCAGCGCTGTTCGAACTCTCTCGCAAGATCGCAGAGCATTACGTTGCACCCTGGGGCCAGTGTCTTCGACTCATATTGCCCTCGCTGGCAACGCGAAAAACCTCCCCCGCACGATACGTGGCCACTCCGCAGGGTTGCGCGGCCCTGGAAGCCGGCCTTTGTCCAGACGATCTGAAGCCGATTCTGGACCGAATTGCCCGACGAACTCTAGGGATTCTGGCCTCCACACTTCAAGCACCTCGACAGGGAAACATCGTGCGGGGGATCGACGCCCTCATCAACACGTCCTGGATCACACTCATACCTTCGAACAACGCCAACGTTGAGTCCCAAAAGCCACGTAGGACACCCACCGCAGGCGAGTCTGATCGTCGAGTTCCAGAAGATGGCATTCTGCCCACTGACACGCCTCCGAAGATCGACTCCTCATGGAAAGCGCATATCGCACACTGCCTCCAAAACAATCACATGAAAAAGCTCGTGCTCCACGCCTCATGGGAACACCGGCTCCACCGGCTTGCCGACGCCATTCAGCAAACCCACTCAATGAAGCGATCCGCTCTAGTTCTCACAGGCGAGATCGCAAGAGCATCCCGGTTGACACAACAGCTCGCAAGACTCACTGGCCTCCAAATTACCCTCGCACACCCATCTTCACAATCTGCTCGATGGCCACAGAACCAGGGGCAGACTCCCTCGGTAGTCGTAGGAACCCGTTCGGCCATATTTTCGCCGCTTCAATCGATCGGGCTCATCTGGGTGGAGGGAGAAGAGGACCCTGCTCTGAAAGAGCCTCAGGAGCCTCGTTATCATGCCAGAGAGGTGGCTAGCTTGAGAGCGGAGAGCGAGCACGCGCTCGTTGTGCTGGCATCCGCTCATCCATCTCTTGAATCGAGGTTCGATACCGAAGCGGAGATCCATCACGTGCCACAAGAAGCGGCTCTTCAACCTACAATTGAGCTCGTTGACCTCCGCAACGTGTCTGCAAGAACCCTCCTTAGCCACGCCCTCATCCGGGCAATGCACGACGCCCTACAGAACCGTGACAAGATCCTGCTCTTTCTTAACAGGAAAGGGTACGCCGGGACCTTGGTGTGTCGAGACTGTGGCTGGGTCCCTCGTTGCGAGTCCTGTATCGTACCGCTGACCTATTATCGTGAAGCCGGCAGGCTGGCTTGCCGCTACTGTGGTAAGGCAGATCGGTTGCCCGACCTCTGTCCTTCGTGCCGTACTCCCCATATAAGCCCTGTTGGTGGTGGCACCGAGCGTGTTGAAACCGAAGTTCGTCGTATATTCCCACAAGCCAACGTCGCCCGGCTCGATGGTGATACGCTCCGGCATTCGGCGTCCGCTCAGGCTCTGCGGGAAGGTGCCAGGTCAGGTGTGTGGGATGTTCTTATCGGGACCCAAGCACTGTTTAGCCGAGAGCCACTACCCCGCTACGGCTTAGTGGGGATCCTTCAGGCAGATTCCGGGTTGCACGTCTCAGACTTTCGAGCGGCGGAGCGGACCTATCATCTACTGGTTGATGCTGCCAACCTCGCATGTCCGGCGTCCGCCGGAGGTCGAGTCATCGTACAGACGCGCCTTCCTACACATCATGCTGTACAGGCCTTGATCTCAGGAGATCCCAATCAATTTTACAATGAAGAATTCACGGCACGCCGGCTTCTTCATTATCCTCCCATCTGTCATTTGGCTGATCTTTCGGTAACCGGGCAAGACCTAAGAACCGTCGAAGAGGCCGCCACGCGATGGGGTGCAGATCTAGAACAGAGCGCACATGATCAGAAGCCGCTGATTGTTTTAGGACCCGTCCCCGCGATACGCAGGCCTTCCAAAGGCCGTCAGCAGTATCGCCTCTTGGTAAAGGGAACGGATCGCACCACTCTCAGCCGACGGATCCATGATTCAGTCCAGAAAATGGAGAGAGAGTACCGCAAGGGACGAATCAAATTCGTCATCGATATCGACCCGATCGAGAATTGA
- a CDS encoding PAS domain S-box protein: MVAGLFLGLLLSLSCVLWILLRQRQENILNSTVIAATNCSVLVTDARVSHHPIVSVNSAFLVLTGYAEQDVIGQTTSILTGPDTDRASMEKLAMALQDGWACRVRICHYRKSGTSFWSDVSLSPVKDRLGRVTSVVWTMSEVSQLGQIPEASEKTQSEAIAARRQVEQALRESEARLDLAVQVGQVGFFEHDHRTDALSWSPILRDISGVGTDEPASWQRYLELVHPDDRDRVVSTVQRARAMTGNGLHEVEYRLIRPDGAMQHISLRSLTSFDGDGSSRQPVRTLGTVVNVTDRNNVKTRWRETARMEAIGTFAGGIAHELNNGLTAVLGFSELALPLIPAETKSHRHVGQVVAAAQKSRELIQQLLAFGGQNDHGRCPLLLHSLVKESLRFLRPTLPLWIELRTQIAHATNPISANAMQMHEMMFHLVDHAVHAMQKTGGVLDIQLQNREFVTDQLMLSGRLPAGRYVCVSARNTGEGVDPQSISRLVDSLATSKTVSEEQGVGLTVVYGIVSAHGGILTVENHIGTSATVSAYLPVLGACAPSTAQQDGPLPHGHECILFVDDEEAVARFGREVLTSLGYHPVVCRTAIEALEIFQVEPTRFDLLITDRTMPGMSGDRLARECRRLRPDLSVILCSGSHGAPGLDGVCSQGVTECLLKPFALHELAYAIRRALDQSPTYSDATGVPTNSGPEPSKISIEVSDAVSPRG; encoded by the coding sequence ATGGTTGCTGGTCTCTTCCTAGGGTTGCTCCTGTCTCTTAGTTGTGTTCTTTGGATACTGCTTCGACAACGCCAAGAGAACATTCTGAATTCAACCGTCATCGCGGCGACGAATTGTAGTGTGCTCGTGACGGATGCGAGGGTGTCCCATCATCCCATCGTCTCTGTCAATTCGGCCTTCCTGGTACTGACCGGCTATGCCGAGCAGGACGTGATCGGTCAAACGACGTCGATCTTGACCGGGCCGGATACAGATCGGGCCTCAATGGAAAAGCTCGCGATGGCTCTCCAAGATGGATGGGCGTGTCGTGTGCGGATCTGTCATTACCGCAAGAGCGGCACCTCATTTTGGAGTGATGTCTCGCTATCACCAGTGAAAGACCGCCTGGGTCGGGTGACGTCGGTTGTTTGGACGATGAGCGAAGTATCACAACTTGGGCAGATCCCAGAAGCGTCTGAGAAGACCCAGAGCGAAGCCATCGCCGCGCGTCGGCAGGTCGAACAGGCGCTCCGGGAGAGCGAGGCGCGACTTGATCTTGCCGTGCAGGTTGGACAGGTTGGGTTCTTTGAACATGATCACCGGACAGATGCTCTCTCTTGGTCACCGATCCTGCGGGATATCTCCGGCGTCGGTACCGATGAGCCAGCTTCCTGGCAGCGGTACCTTGAACTCGTTCATCCCGATGATCGGGACCGCGTGGTCTCTACGGTACAACGAGCCCGTGCGATGACAGGCAATGGCCTGCATGAGGTGGAGTACCGTCTTATCAGACCAGACGGCGCCATGCAGCACATCAGCCTTCGTTCTCTGACGTCGTTTGATGGCGATGGTTCCTCGAGGCAACCGGTCCGTACGCTCGGGACGGTCGTCAATGTGACCGATCGTAACAACGTCAAGACCCGTTGGCGTGAGACAGCACGAATGGAAGCGATCGGCACCTTTGCCGGCGGTATCGCTCATGAGTTGAATAATGGTCTCACGGCTGTGCTCGGCTTCAGTGAGTTGGCGCTTCCCTTGATTCCGGCTGAGACGAAGTCGCATCGCCATGTCGGGCAAGTGGTGGCGGCGGCCCAAAAATCTCGTGAATTGATCCAACAGTTGCTGGCCTTCGGTGGGCAGAATGACCACGGTCGATGTCCATTGTTACTCCACTCCTTAGTAAAGGAATCCCTCAGGTTTCTTCGTCCCACACTTCCCCTGTGGATTGAACTCAGAACGCAGATTGCGCATGCGACCAACCCGATTTCGGCCAATGCTATGCAGATGCATGAGATGATGTTCCATCTGGTCGATCACGCCGTCCATGCGATGCAGAAGACGGGAGGAGTCCTCGATATTCAGCTTCAGAACAGGGAGTTTGTTACGGATCAACTCATGCTCTCCGGTCGACTCCCTGCTGGAAGGTATGTCTGCGTGAGTGCTCGGAATACGGGCGAGGGCGTCGACCCCCAGAGCATCAGTCGATTGGTCGACTCGCTTGCGACATCCAAGACTGTCAGCGAGGAACAGGGTGTGGGGCTCACGGTCGTATATGGCATCGTGTCGGCGCATGGCGGTATCTTGACGGTTGAGAACCACATTGGCACCAGTGCGACCGTATCGGCCTACCTCCCGGTTCTCGGGGCTTGTGCCCCATCAACAGCTCAACAGGATGGTCCCCTTCCTCATGGACACGAATGTATCTTATTCGTCGATGACGAAGAGGCCGTGGCCCGTTTCGGAAGAGAGGTGCTGACATCCCTTGGCTACCATCCAGTAGTCTGTAGAACAGCCATAGAAGCCTTGGAGATCTTTCAAGTTGAGCCCACACGGTTCGATTTACTGATCACTGATCGGACGATGCCTGGCATGAGTGGGGATCGTCTAGCACGGGAATGTCGGAGGCTACGACCGGATCTCTCCGTCATTCTCTGCAGCGGGTCACATGGTGCACCTGGTCTGGACGGCGTCTGTTCGCAGGGCGTGACGGAATGCCTCCTCAAACCGTTCGCATTGCATGAGTTGGCGTATGCCATCCGTCGGGCTTTGGACCAGTCTCCGACTTATTCGGACGCGACAGGTGTACCGACTAACTCTGGCCCAGAACCATCAAAAATATCGATTGAGGTGTCGGATGCCGTCAGTCCTCGTGGTTGA
- a CDS encoding response regulator — MPSVLVVDDQDQVRQLIRETLEQAGYEVEEASNGKEGVERYRAKSPDLVIMDLLMPDQDGLEAIMTLRREFPDTRVIAMTGASDTIGVLDLLDVAKMFGARRTLHKPFELNVLLDAVAAELTV; from the coding sequence ATGCCGTCAGTCCTCGTGGTTGATGATCAAGACCAAGTTCGTCAGCTCATCCGAGAAACCTTGGAGCAGGCTGGCTACGAGGTCGAAGAGGCCTCTAATGGGAAAGAGGGAGTGGAGCGGTATCGGGCTAAATCGCCGGATCTTGTCATCATGGATCTTCTCATGCCGGACCAAGATGGGCTCGAGGCCATCATGACGCTTCGCCGGGAGTTTCCCGATACGCGTGTGATTGCGATGACAGGGGCAAGTGATACGATCGGCGTCCTCGATTTATTGGATGTTGCAAAGATGTTTGGAGCCAGGCGGACGCTTCACAAGCCATTCGAGCTGAACGTCCTCCTCGATGCGGTTGCTGCTGAACTGACCGTCTAG